The following proteins are encoded in a genomic region of Natrinema sp. DC36:
- a CDS encoding inorganic phosphate transporter: MVDIATFGTFAVAAVASLFMAWAIGAGSSGSTPFAPAVGANAISVMRAGFLVGLLGFAGAVLQGANVSEAVGTGLIGGVTLSSLAATIALLIAAGLVAIGIFTGYPIATAFTVTGAVIGTGLAMGGDPAWAKYTEIATLWVLTPFVGGGIAYAVARALRAEAVAEEYLIIVLAAVVGAIVANIEFAILGSPGAGGASIAQVAGGSLPGPAIAGTAAATLIIAAVWAGAIALDLNNGTERGERHFLLILGGLVAFSAGGSQVGLAIGPLIPLSDELELPLIAMLVGGGFGLLVGSWTGAPRMIKAISQDYSSLGPRRSIAALIPSFIIAQAAVLYGIPVSFNEIIVSAIIGSGYAAAGAGGGVSPRKMGFTVLAWIGSLAGAIAVSYVAYVAIAAVLL; encoded by the coding sequence ATGGTCGATATCGCCACGTTCGGCACCTTCGCCGTGGCCGCAGTTGCGAGTCTCTTTATGGCCTGGGCGATCGGTGCCGGCTCGAGCGGCTCGACGCCGTTCGCGCCGGCCGTCGGCGCGAACGCGATTTCGGTGATGCGAGCCGGTTTTCTCGTCGGATTGCTCGGTTTCGCCGGTGCAGTCCTGCAGGGCGCGAACGTCTCCGAGGCGGTCGGGACCGGACTGATCGGCGGCGTGACGCTGTCGTCGCTCGCCGCCACGATCGCTCTGCTGATCGCGGCCGGCCTGGTGGCGATCGGGATCTTCACGGGGTATCCGATAGCGACGGCGTTTACCGTCACGGGGGCGGTCATCGGGACCGGGCTCGCCATGGGCGGCGACCCCGCGTGGGCGAAGTACACCGAGATCGCCACGCTGTGGGTGCTGACGCCGTTCGTCGGCGGTGGTATCGCCTACGCGGTCGCTCGGGCCCTCCGCGCCGAAGCGGTCGCTGAAGAGTACCTCATCATCGTGCTGGCCGCCGTCGTCGGCGCGATCGTCGCCAACATCGAGTTCGCGATCCTCGGCTCGCCGGGAGCCGGCGGGGCGTCGATCGCGCAGGTCGCGGGCGGTTCGCTCCCCGGACCGGCGATCGCCGGGACCGCGGCTGCGACGCTCATCATCGCGGCGGTCTGGGCGGGGGCAATCGCGCTGGATCTCAACAACGGGACCGAACGCGGCGAGCGACACTTCCTGCTCATCCTCGGCGGACTCGTCGCGTTCTCCGCCGGCGGCAGTCAGGTCGGGCTGGCGATCGGGCCGCTGATCCCCCTCTCGGACGAACTCGAGCTCCCGCTGATCGCGATGCTCGTCGGCGGCGGCTTCGGGCTCCTGGTCGGATCGTGGACCGGCGCACCGCGAATGATCAAGGCGATCTCGCAGGACTACTCCTCGCTCGGGCCGCGACGCTCGATCGCCGCGCTCATCCCCTCCTTTATCATCGCGCAGGCCGCGGTCCTCTACGGTATCCCGGTCTCGTTCAACGAGATCATCGTCAGCGCGATCATCGGGAGCGGCTACGCCGCGGCCGGCGCTGGCGGCGGCGTCAGCCCCCGCAAAATGGGCTTTACCGTACTCGCGTGGATCGGTTCGCTCGCCGGCGCGATCGCCGTCTCCTACGTCGCCTACGTCGCTATCGCTGCGGTCTTGCTCTGA
- a CDS encoding DUF5828 family protein encodes MEESISGFKVRGDWGDIVEHGERITRALRDAGVHDPDRDADARYATAFDEWDEWRPKAHETLDSDVSEKTADQASVEEGKGEKAGKEPDEDIKTAGEKLSESYEQLEEDDAGAAMDNWKESIDYVARAADSASRKALRRVEDTVYQNVMTQLAPYYFDNELVSANVQQSTRNGGNGEQFVFEVNVNDDDLKDEVSDRLAEYEDEVDRWHVEVEKDTDAAEAIEGAEPPPEQDDNSRSTTN; translated from the coding sequence ATGGAAGAGAGCATCTCGGGGTTCAAAGTTCGCGGTGACTGGGGCGACATCGTCGAACACGGCGAGCGGATCACGCGCGCGCTTCGAGACGCCGGCGTCCACGATCCGGATCGAGACGCCGACGCGCGTTACGCCACCGCGTTCGACGAGTGGGACGAGTGGCGCCCCAAGGCCCACGAAACCCTCGATTCCGACGTCAGTGAAAAGACCGCCGATCAGGCCAGCGTCGAGGAGGGCAAAGGCGAAAAAGCCGGCAAAGAGCCGGACGAAGACATCAAGACCGCCGGCGAGAAACTCTCGGAGTCGTACGAACAGCTCGAGGAGGACGACGCCGGGGCCGCGATGGACAACTGGAAGGAGTCGATCGATTACGTCGCGCGGGCGGCCGACTCCGCGAGCCGCAAGGCCCTGCGCCGGGTCGAGGACACGGTCTACCAGAACGTGATGACCCAGCTCGCGCCCTACTACTTCGACAACGAACTCGTCAGCGCCAACGTCCAGCAGTCGACGCGCAACGGCGGCAACGGCGAGCAGTTCGTCTTCGAGGTCAACGTCAACGACGACGACCTGAAAGACGAGGTCTCCGACCGCCTCGCCGAGTACGAAGACGAGGTCGACCGCTGGCACGTCGAAGTCGAGAAGGACACCGACGCCGCCGAGGCCATCGAAGGCGCGGAGCCGCCACCGGAACAGGACGACAACTCGCGGTCGACGACGAACTGA
- a CDS encoding cupin domain-containing protein produces the protein MDYSVVDPDDLERVDERPCDLRRLSDAAGMDAVAINRFDAEPGEQLPLAYHYHETQEEAFVVLSGTLHVETPEGELEVPAGSMFAAEPEAPHRAYNPEDADSSVSVVAIGAPPVDGDAVPYDPDE, from the coding sequence ATGGACTACAGCGTCGTCGATCCGGACGATCTCGAGCGCGTCGACGAGCGTCCCTGCGACCTCCGCCGACTGAGCGATGCGGCCGGGATGGACGCCGTCGCGATCAACCGATTCGACGCGGAGCCGGGCGAACAGTTACCGCTGGCCTACCACTATCACGAAACGCAGGAAGAAGCGTTCGTCGTCCTCTCGGGCACGCTCCACGTCGAGACGCCCGAGGGCGAACTCGAGGTCCCTGCGGGATCGATGTTCGCGGCCGAACCCGAGGCACCGCATCGGGCCTACAATCCCGAAGACGCCGACAGTTCGGTCTCGGTCGTCGCGATCGGTGCGCCGCCGGTCGACGGCGACGCCGTACCGTACGACCCCGACGAGTAA
- a CDS encoding redoxin domain-containing protein, with product MPDFEVVELGSTDHPEPDETAPDFTRPLVTDEFWEDRTLSDLVGETDGRTILVFTPMTGSFVAKYVWDELAERDWDERAGRVVGVTTSTPYGVKRFLEDNDYPYAFFSDPGNEVAASYGVDHDLDGMTGVSEPRVAFFALNADRTVEGAWVATDWPEFPDYDDLEAELGLE from the coding sequence ATGCCCGATTTCGAGGTCGTCGAACTCGGCTCGACGGACCACCCTGAACCGGACGAGACGGCCCCCGACTTCACTCGGCCGCTCGTCACCGACGAGTTCTGGGAGGACCGCACGCTATCGGACCTGGTCGGCGAAACCGACGGTCGGACGATCCTCGTCTTCACGCCGATGACCGGTTCCTTCGTCGCGAAGTACGTCTGGGACGAACTCGCGGAACGCGACTGGGACGAACGCGCGGGCCGGGTCGTCGGCGTCACGACATCGACCCCCTACGGTGTCAAACGCTTCCTCGAGGACAACGACTACCCGTACGCGTTCTTCAGCGACCCCGGGAACGAGGTCGCGGCGTCGTACGGCGTCGACCACGACCTCGACGGCATGACCGGCGTCAGCGAACCGCGAGTCGCCTTCTTCGCCCTCAACGCGGACCGCACCGTCGAGGGCGCGTGGGTCGCCACCGACTGGCCCGAGTTCCCCGACTACGACGACCTCGAGGCGGAACTCGGCCTCGAGTAG
- a CDS encoding conditioned medium-induced protein 4 yields the protein MNDKTEELRDIFTDVTDGEETVTESQENTRGSLERDERSDEERLESVVQQMRERYEFETSLSDDELITIARAFYDDRSDDDVADELGVDADEVFEARLSLHLIGENDADEVDLAAIRDREEDDATLADEYDVSEARIRRYRRVARAEDQSRAANDRYRDEFDSVLADADLSERMASDLREDGLEDATEGMETEVEF from the coding sequence ATGAACGATAAAACCGAGGAACTCCGGGATATCTTCACCGACGTCACCGACGGCGAGGAAACCGTCACCGAATCGCAGGAGAACACCCGCGGTTCGCTCGAGCGAGACGAGCGATCGGACGAGGAGCGCCTCGAGAGCGTCGTCCAGCAGATGCGCGAGCGCTACGAGTTCGAAACGTCGCTCTCGGACGACGAGTTGATCACGATCGCCAGAGCCTTCTACGACGACCGGAGCGACGACGACGTCGCCGACGAGCTGGGGGTCGACGCGGACGAGGTCTTCGAGGCGCGACTATCGCTGCACCTCATCGGAGAGAACGACGCCGACGAGGTCGACCTCGCGGCGATCCGCGACCGCGAGGAGGACGACGCGACGCTGGCCGACGAGTACGACGTGAGCGAGGCCCGGATCCGGCGGTACCGCCGCGTCGCTCGAGCGGAAGACCAGTCCCGCGCGGCGAACGATCGCTACCGCGACGAGTTCGATAGCGTCCTCGCCGACGCCGATCTCTCCGAGCGCATGGCCTCCGATCTCCGCGAGGACGGCCTCGAGGACGCGACGGAGGGGATGGAGACCGAAGTCGAGTTCTGA
- a CDS encoding L-threonylcarbamoyladenylate synthase has product MSELDRAADAIDSGGLVVYPTETVYGLAADALEPDAVERVFDAKGRDRSKPLSFAVPSVPSALRYVRATDRERRFMATFLPGPVTVLCRRREAVPDELTAGRDRVGVRVPDHDLALRLCERAETPITATSANVSGRASARTLADLDPEIREAAAVVLDGGETAGTESTVVDVSSETIHRRGAQADEIDAWLEDS; this is encoded by the coding sequence ATGAGCGAACTGGACCGCGCGGCCGACGCGATCGATTCGGGGGGACTCGTCGTCTATCCGACCGAGACGGTCTACGGCCTCGCCGCGGACGCGCTCGAGCCCGACGCCGTCGAGCGGGTCTTCGACGCGAAGGGGCGCGATCGGTCGAAGCCGCTCTCCTTTGCGGTCCCGTCGGTCCCGTCGGCGCTCCGGTACGTCCGTGCGACCGACCGGGAGCGGCGGTTCATGGCGACGTTTCTCCCCGGCCCCGTGACGGTCCTCTGTCGGCGACGCGAGGCCGTCCCGGACGAACTCACGGCGGGCCGCGACCGCGTCGGCGTCCGCGTGCCGGATCACGACCTCGCGCTCCGACTCTGCGAGCGGGCCGAGACGCCGATCACCGCGACGAGTGCGAACGTCAGCGGCCGGGCGAGCGCCCGGACACTCGCGGATCTCGATCCCGAGATCCGGGAGGCCGCAGCGGTCGTCCTCGACGGGGGCGAAACCGCTGGCACCGAGAGCACCGTCGTCGACGTCTCGAGCGAGACGATTCACCGCCGGGGTGCGCAGGCCGACGAGATCGACGCGTGGCTCGAGGATTCGTAA
- a CDS encoding glutathione S-transferase N-terminal domain-containing protein — MSETAEPPITFYRLQGCPYCERVTRLLNEYDLSYRSRFVEPMHSERNVVKRVAGVRTVPVVVDENTGITMAESANIVDYLESTYGEGDRPDAAATSAGGDD; from the coding sequence ATGAGTGAGACCGCCGAACCACCGATCACGTTCTACCGGCTCCAGGGCTGTCCGTACTGCGAGCGAGTCACCCGGCTGTTGAACGAGTACGACCTCTCGTACCGATCGCGGTTCGTCGAACCGATGCACTCGGAGCGGAACGTCGTCAAACGCGTCGCCGGCGTCCGAACCGTCCCCGTCGTCGTCGACGAGAATACGGGCATCACGATGGCTGAAAGCGCCAACATCGTCGACTACCTCGAGTCGACCTACGGCGAGGGCGACCGCCCCGACGCGGCCGCGACGAGCGCGGGAGGTGACGACTGA
- a CDS encoding (Fe-S)-binding protein, which yields MNTIAQTRETYWGITSVEYAVFYLLAFTAIAVLTYGVYQRFSRYAEGDDDSFARLDDLSDRIVSSAKIVLSNEKQFNRDLYGGLMHSFIMWGFLTLFIATLIIMVDQYAFQKILHMTFWEGDFYLAYSFIVDAMGLLFVVGIGMAMYRRYWVRNHRLWDRHTSTEDDIFIWTLFALGVGGFLLEGLRIYSAGIPDHEIVSFVGYGLALGFNGIGLATLGAEQAGLNGAGLNVENLHWLAWWTHSLIAFFFIAWIPYAKPFHMLSSFANVVTRDEKAGQRLPNVPSDLDATNAESIDDFTWKEILDQDACTKCGRCSSVCPAKASDRPLDPRNVILDLKSYREDLDAGGEEQPIIADGGTSVINAETMESCMACMACMDACPVEIEHLKSFTRLNRQMTDQGDVAPSMQDVFQNVMQNGNTFGDSPRNRGDWADELEFDVTDAREEEVDYLWYVGDFPSYDERNKQVARSLATILKEADVSFGILFDDEKFDGNDIRRVGEELLYVELAGHHVETWEDCEFDKIVCTDPHSYNTFKNEYPEVNFDEFSDDPMMPFEYDEQWNEDGEIEVYHWTQAVEELVADGKLDLSGTELDYTVTYHDPCHLGRYNDEYEAPRELIKATGCELDEMPRNRSNSFCCGGGGGGLWMDFEEEPKPSEERIREALEDTDAGSGVEKFVVACPMCMTMYEDGRKTGGYEDDIEVVDVAELIVEAIGKADEAQVEVAAD from the coding sequence ATGAACACCATCGCACAAACGAGGGAGACGTACTGGGGGATCACCAGCGTCGAGTACGCGGTGTTTTATCTCCTTGCGTTTACCGCCATCGCCGTCCTCACCTACGGCGTCTACCAGCGGTTCAGCCGCTACGCCGAGGGGGACGACGATTCGTTCGCCCGACTGGACGATCTGTCGGATCGAATCGTCAGCAGCGCCAAGATCGTCCTCTCGAACGAGAAGCAGTTCAACAGGGACCTCTACGGCGGACTGATGCACTCGTTTATCATGTGGGGGTTCCTGACGCTGTTCATCGCGACCCTGATCATCATGGTCGATCAGTACGCCTTCCAGAAGATCCTCCACATGACGTTCTGGGAGGGCGACTTCTATCTCGCCTACTCGTTCATCGTCGACGCGATGGGTCTGCTGTTCGTCGTCGGAATCGGAATGGCCATGTACCGACGCTACTGGGTCCGTAACCACCGCCTCTGGGACCGCCACACCTCCACCGAGGACGACATCTTCATCTGGACGCTATTCGCGCTCGGCGTCGGCGGCTTCCTCCTCGAGGGGCTTCGGATTTACAGCGCCGGCATTCCCGACCACGAGATCGTCAGCTTCGTCGGCTACGGGCTGGCACTCGGCTTCAACGGGATCGGCCTCGCCACGCTGGGAGCCGAGCAGGCGGGGCTCAACGGGGCCGGCCTGAACGTCGAGAACCTCCACTGGCTCGCGTGGTGGACCCACTCGCTGATCGCCTTCTTCTTCATCGCGTGGATCCCCTACGCCAAGCCGTTCCACATGCTCTCCTCGTTCGCGAACGTCGTCACGCGCGACGAGAAGGCCGGTCAGCGCCTTCCGAACGTCCCCTCGGATCTCGACGCGACCAACGCGGAATCCATCGACGACTTCACCTGGAAAGAGATTCTGGACCAGGACGCCTGTACCAAGTGCGGCCGCTGTTCCTCCGTCTGTCCGGCGAAGGCCTCCGACCGCCCGCTCGATCCGCGCAACGTCATTCTCGACCTGAAGTCCTATCGGGAGGACCTCGACGCCGGCGGCGAGGAACAACCCATCATCGCCGACGGCGGAACGAGCGTGATCAACGCGGAAACCATGGAGTCCTGCATGGCCTGTATGGCCTGCATGGACGCCTGCCCCGTCGAGATCGAGCACCTCAAGAGCTTCACCCGGCTCAACCGCCAGATGACTGACCAGGGCGACGTCGCCCCAAGCATGCAGGACGTCTTCCAGAACGTCATGCAAAACGGCAACACGTTCGGCGACTCGCCGCGCAACCGGGGCGACTGGGCGGACGAACTCGAGTTCGACGTCACGGACGCCCGCGAGGAGGAAGTCGACTACCTCTGGTACGTCGGCGACTTCCCGAGCTACGACGAGCGCAACAAGCAGGTCGCCCGCTCGCTCGCGACCATCCTCAAGGAAGCGGACGTCAGCTTCGGCATCCTCTTCGACGACGAGAAGTTCGACGGCAACGACATCCGCCGCGTCGGCGAAGAGTTGCTCTACGTCGAACTGGCCGGCCACCACGTCGAGACCTGGGAGGACTGTGAGTTCGACAAAATCGTCTGTACGGACCCCCACTCCTACAACACGTTCAAAAACGAGTATCCCGAGGTCAACTTCGACGAGTTCTCGGACGATCCGATGATGCCCTTCGAGTACGACGAGCAGTGGAACGAGGACGGCGAGATCGAGGTCTATCACTGGACGCAAGCCGTCGAGGAACTCGTCGCGGACGGCAAACTCGACCTCAGCGGTACCGAGCTCGACTACACGGTCACCTACCACGACCCGTGTCACCTCGGCCGATACAACGACGAGTACGAGGCTCCGCGTGAACTGATCAAAGCGACGGGCTGTGAACTCGACGAGATGCCCCGCAACCGCAGCAATTCCTTCTGCTGTGGCGGCGGCGGTGGCGGCCTCTGGATGGACTTCGAAGAGGAGCCCAAACCCAGCGAGGAACGGATCCGGGAAGCGCTCGAGGACACCGACGCCGGCAGCGGCGTCGAGAAGTTCGTCGTCGCCTGCCCGATGTGCATGACGATGTACGAGGACGGCCGCAAGACCGGCGGTTACGAGGACGACATCGAAGTCGTCGATGTCGCCGAACTCATCGTCGAGGCGATCGGAAAGGCGGACGAAGCGCAGGTCGAAGTGGCTGCGGACTGA
- a CDS encoding DUF2892 domain-containing protein, with protein MERNVGGFDRLGRGILAAILLVVGYRNRTRTLGALAFIAGSDLLATAVIRRCPVNALLGIDTCGTE; from the coding sequence ATGGAGAGAAACGTGGGCGGGTTCGACCGCCTCGGCCGCGGTATCCTCGCAGCGATACTCCTCGTGGTCGGCTACCGAAACCGAACTCGGACGCTCGGCGCGCTGGCGTTCATCGCCGGGAGCGACCTCCTCGCGACTGCCGTCATCCGGCGCTGTCCGGTGAACGCGCTGCTCGGGATCGACACCTGCGGAACCGAGTAA
- the upp gene encoding uracil phosphoribosyltransferase, whose product MTIEDRDNAHLITHALAKDTLSRIRDVETEQVSFRKGLVKLGRICGYEIIDGRMETEYVEIETPLEQTMGERVRGLDDVVIINVLRAATPFVEGLLKAFPRARQGVISASRDEEAGRAEDGSFPITVDYVKLPEIHEEDTVIIADPMLATGSTMCTVLEHIVDNAIRPENLIVLSAVSAPEGLLRVNEEFDEADLLTVSIDDRLDEDGFIVPGLGDAGDRAFRTT is encoded by the coding sequence ATGACGATCGAAGACCGGGATAACGCCCACCTTATCACGCACGCACTGGCGAAGGACACCCTCTCGCGCATTCGCGACGTCGAGACCGAGCAGGTCAGCTTCCGCAAGGGGCTGGTCAAACTCGGTCGAATTTGTGGGTACGAGATCATCGACGGCCGGATGGAGACCGAGTACGTCGAGATCGAGACGCCCCTCGAGCAGACGATGGGCGAGCGCGTCCGCGGCCTCGACGACGTCGTGATCATCAACGTCTTGCGCGCCGCGACGCCGTTCGTCGAGGGACTGCTGAAGGCCTTCCCGCGAGCGCGACAGGGGGTCATCAGCGCGAGTCGGGACGAGGAAGCCGGCCGCGCCGAGGACGGTTCCTTCCCCATTACGGTCGACTACGTCAAACTGCCCGAGATCCACGAGGAGGACACGGTCATCATCGCCGACCCGATGCTCGCAACGGGGAGTACGATGTGTACCGTCCTCGAACACATCGTCGATAACGCGATCCGACCGGAGAACCTGATCGTCCTCTCGGCCGTGTCGGCACCGGAGGGGCTCCTTCGCGTCAACGAGGAGTTCGACGAGGCCGACCTGCTGACGGTGTCGATCGACGACCGCCTCGACGAGGACGGGTTCATCGTCCCCGGCCTCGGCGACGCCGGCGACCGCGCGTTCCGAACGACCTGA
- a CDS encoding hemolysin family protein — protein sequence MALSPPLEVVFAVYEIPLVGLEIDQSMVTILGALALVVLVGLSAFFSSSEIALFSIPKHRVEGMAEDGIPGAARVKALKEDPHRLLVTILVGNNIVNIAMSSIATAILGLYFGGLAAVTAATLGITAIVLLFGESAPKSYAVENTESWSIRVARPLKLAERLMLPLVVLFDYLTRQLNRLTGSTTGAIETPYVTRDEIQEMIESGEREGVLEEEEHEMLQRIFRFNNTIVKEVMTPRLDMTAVPKNAEIDETIETCIQSGHARVPVYEGSLDNVQGVVHIRDLVRDLNYGESANDELELADLIQPTLHVPESKNVDELLTEMRENRMHMAIVIDEFGTTEGLVTMEDMIEEIIGEILEGGEEQPIEEIDDDTVLVRGEVNIEDVNESLEIDLPEGQEFETIAGFIFNRAGRLVEEGEEITYDGVRITVESVENTRIMKARLKKLEITDAEPEPEEEVGEPPLEIDESDE from the coding sequence ATGGCGTTGTCTCCGCCCCTCGAGGTCGTGTTCGCTGTCTACGAGATCCCACTGGTCGGTCTCGAGATCGACCAGTCGATGGTGACGATCCTCGGCGCGCTCGCCCTCGTCGTCCTCGTCGGTCTCTCCGCGTTCTTCTCGTCGTCCGAAATCGCGCTGTTCTCGATCCCGAAACACCGCGTCGAGGGGATGGCCGAAGACGGCATCCCCGGCGCAGCGCGCGTGAAGGCGCTGAAGGAAGATCCCCACCGGCTGCTCGTGACGATCCTCGTCGGGAACAACATCGTCAACATCGCGATGTCGTCGATCGCAACGGCCATCCTTGGGCTGTATTTCGGCGGGCTGGCGGCCGTTACGGCCGCGACGCTCGGGATCACCGCTATTGTCTTGCTGTTCGGCGAGAGCGCGCCCAAGTCCTACGCCGTCGAGAACACCGAATCGTGGTCGATTCGCGTCGCCAGACCGCTGAAACTTGCCGAGCGGTTGATGCTCCCCCTCGTCGTCCTCTTCGACTACCTCACCCGGCAGCTCAACCGCCTCACCGGTTCGACGACGGGAGCGATCGAGACGCCGTACGTCACCCGCGACGAGATCCAGGAGATGATCGAGTCAGGCGAGCGCGAGGGTGTCCTCGAAGAGGAAGAACACGAGATGCTCCAGCGGATATTCCGCTTTAACAACACGATCGTCAAGGAGGTGATGACCCCGCGGCTGGATATGACGGCCGTTCCGAAAAATGCCGAAATCGACGAGACCATCGAAACCTGCATCCAGAGCGGTCACGCCCGCGTCCCGGTCTACGAGGGAAGTCTCGATAACGTTCAGGGCGTCGTCCACATCCGCGATCTCGTCCGCGATCTCAACTACGGCGAGTCGGCGAACGACGAACTCGAGCTCGCGGATCTCATCCAGCCGACGCTGCACGTCCCCGAGTCGAAGAACGTCGACGAGTTGCTAACCGAGATGCGCGAAAACCGGATGCACATGGCGATTGTGATCGACGAGTTCGGGACTACCGAGGGGCTGGTGACGATGGAGGACATGATCGAGGAGATCATCGGCGAGATCCTCGAGGGCGGCGAGGAACAGCCGATCGAGGAGATCGACGACGACACCGTCCTCGTCCGGGGCGAGGTCAATATCGAGGACGTCAACGAGTCCCTCGAGATCGATCTCCCCGAGGGCCAGGAGTTCGAGACCATCGCCGGCTTCATCTTCAATCGTGCGGGCCGGCTCGTCGAGGAGGGCGAGGAGATCACCTACGACGGCGTCCGCATCACGGTCGAGTCCGTCGAGAACACCCGCATCATGAAAGCCCGTCTCAAGAAACTCGAGATCACGGACGCGGAACCCGAACCGGAGGAGGAGGTGGGGGAGCCCCCGCTCGAAATCGACGAAAGCGACGAGTGA
- a CDS encoding type 1 glutamine amidotransferase, with translation MSQLRIAVLNAAHQDENTTRNFRRELDASLAEFDATDGTVPDDFDYDGAVVTGSRASVYWDDEWMAPVKEWVGEAIDRGVPFLGVCWGHQLLADVLGGTVADMGVYEVGYSEIEQVADAESRLFDGIDETFTAFTSHSDEVAELPPGADPLAENEYSNHGFRADRVFGVQFHPEYDMKTARELVHRKELSDERLESILGEITDANYQRSCEAKLVFDNFLEFVREMKADGVAVERDGQHETARAGRSD, from the coding sequence ATGAGTCAGCTCCGAATCGCCGTTCTGAACGCGGCCCATCAGGACGAGAACACGACGCGGAACTTTCGGCGCGAACTCGACGCCTCCCTGGCGGAGTTCGACGCCACCGACGGTACGGTACCGGACGATTTCGACTACGACGGAGCCGTCGTAACCGGCTCTCGAGCGTCGGTGTACTGGGACGACGAGTGGATGGCACCCGTCAAAGAGTGGGTGGGCGAGGCGATCGATCGCGGAGTCCCCTTCCTCGGCGTCTGTTGGGGTCACCAGCTGCTGGCCGACGTTCTCGGCGGCACCGTCGCGGACATGGGCGTCTACGAGGTCGGCTATAGCGAGATCGAGCAGGTCGCGGATGCGGAGTCGCGGCTGTTCGACGGCATCGACGAGACGTTTACCGCCTTCACCAGCCACTCCGACGAGGTCGCCGAGCTCCCGCCCGGTGCCGACCCCCTCGCCGAAAACGAGTACTCCAACCACGGCTTCCGCGCGGACCGGGTCTTCGGCGTTCAGTTCCATCCCGAGTACGATATGAAGACCGCCCGCGAACTCGTCCACCGGAAGGAGCTTTCCGACGAGCGCCTCGAGTCGATCCTCGGCGAAATCACGGATGCGAACTATCAGCGGTCCTGCGAAGCGAAGCTCGTCTTCGACAACTTCCTCGAGTTCGTTCGTGAGATGAAGGCGGACGGGGTTGCTGTCGAGAGGGACGGACAGCACGAGACAGCACGTGCAGGTCGTTCCGATTAA